Genomic segment of Arachis hypogaea cultivar Tifrunner chromosome 11, arahy.Tifrunner.gnm2.J5K5, whole genome shotgun sequence:
AACCACAGGGTCTTTTGATTCTTCTGCATTATTTTGTTTTCTAACATTAAAATGAGGGATACACACTCATGAACAACACTTCAACAAAATTACCCACACACCAAAAGACAAATTTAACCCAACAAGAGCagaaagaaaagcaaagctaGATAATACAAAATGGGAAACAACATGAAATgaagaaaagatgaaaactttaacTTTTGAGGACGGGAATCGGAAATGGGGTTTGGTGGGAAGGGTTGGGAATGGTTGGACGGCGAGGGGGGAGGGGTCGCGGCCGTAGAGGAGCTAGAGGTGGTGGTGAGGTAGAGGCCGACGTGGAGGCAGAGGCGGAGAGGATGAGGGTAGCGGTGAGGACGAAGGTGGTGATGACGGAGACGATGGAGGTGACGACGGGGTCagggaagtggtggtggtggaggagggtACAACGGTGGTGACGGGAGGTCAGGGAGGTGGTGGAGGTGGTTACGAGGGCCACTAAGGTAGAGGTGATGGTGGTCAGGGTGGGAGTACCGGAGGTGGTGATCGTGGTCATCCTGGAGGAGGATAGAGGTGAGGCAGGTGGCCAGAGCCATGTATATGGTTGCGGTGGTGTGTGTGGAAGAGCCATCTGTACATGTATATCCTTACGGTAGAATTCACCaacttttaattattatgtttttgTTTGAAAAGCTTATTAGcgtaagggtttttttttttttcaaataagccCTATAAATTAACAAAAGGATGACACTGTTGTGTTGTAATGTAAATGGTAGAGTGAAAGAAAGACACACATAATCATCGTTTCTGATCCCAtgggctaatttttttttgttatggaagtaaaagtggtgatatactttaacatggtaatttttgatgttttttaaaattgtagaaGTACACAAATTTCTcagactaaaattttttaattttttttaacacaaatctcTGGGATCGATTTGTGTACCTCTCAGAAATCCCTGGGATGGATTTGTGTACCTCTCACAAATCATTCGGTCCAATTTCTGTATCTCTAATAAATCGGTCGGTCCGATTTCTGCTTCTCTAGTTAAACGATCCCACGTTCAAGTATAACACCCCCAACAATCCACATTTAAAAAAAACACCAATAccactccaatattaaaaataaaaaattcccccTCAGGGCCTCACCCTTCAATCTCTATACTCAAATTAACGCACCCTTTTATAACTCCATCATCCACGTTA
This window contains:
- the LOC140176433 gene encoding uncharacterized protein isoform X4, encoding MALPHTPPQPYTWLWPPASPLSSSRMTTITTSGTPTLTTITSTLVALVTTSTTSLTSRHHRCTLLHHHHFPDPVVTSIVSVITTFVLTATLILSASASTSASTSPPPLAPLRPRPLPPRRPTIPNPSHQTPFPIPVLKKESKDPVVQFLEGELLIVCLYSNPGGRFASREKMSLLKNCRSFLSNFFFIPVGMLQRNSNMTRLWMFPLSSLSEAEKVLGEISNYKVQLEVVKAKLKSAKSKDESESVKFTQKNLINKIYTNSADAKIPAALEYLRTVIEVASFLYLRTISQ
- the LOC140176433 gene encoding uncharacterized protein isoform X6, whose product is MALPHTPPQPYTWLWPPASPLSSSRMTTITTSGTPTLTTITSTLVALVTTSTTSLTSRHHRCTLLHHHHFPDPVVTSIVSVITTFVLTATLILSASASTSASTSPPPLAPLRPRPLPPRRPTIPNPSHQTPFPIPVLKKESKDPVVQFLEGELLIVCLYSNPGGRFASREKMSLLKNCRSFLSNFFFIPVGMLQRNSNMTRLWMFPLSSLSEAEKVLGEISNYKVQLEVVKAKLKSAKSKDESESVKFTQKNLINKNCH
- the LOC140176433 gene encoding uncharacterized protein isoform X5; its protein translation is MALPHTPPQPYTWLWPPASPLSSSRMTTITTSGTPTLTTITSTLVALVTTSTTSLTSRHHRCTLLHHHHFPDPVVTSIVSVITTFVLTATLILSASASTSASTSPPPLAPLRPRPLPPRRPTIPNPSHQTPFPIPVLKKESKDPVVQFLEGELLIVCLYSNPGGRFASREKMSLLKNCRSFLSNFFFIPVGMLQRNSNMTRLWMFPLSSLSEAEKVLGEISNYKVQLEVVKAKLKSAKSKDESESVKFTQKNLINKIYTNSADAKIPAALEYLRTVIEVLLPSTASKQ